The Candidatus Thorarchaeota archaeon nucleotide sequence CCATCCGGAGGCCGCAAGGGCTCAGCTCCACTTCTACATTTGGTTCCTTGAGCGACTGGGGGTGACGTGCGAAGGACAACTTCACTTCTATGGCGAAAAACAGAGGGAGGACGTGTCATTGGGACCAAGCGAGCGAGCGTATTTGGAAGCCATCATACTCGACGCATTGAGGACAATCGACTCCCCATCTTCTCCAGAGTGTCAGCGCTCCGCCCTCTGCAGAAAGTGTGCTTATCGCGACTACTGCTGGGCGTGAGAACATGAAACGGAATCTGTACCTCAGCTCGAATGGTAGACTTCACAGAAAGGAGTCCACGATATACTACTATACCAAGGATGGCACTCGGGTCATCCCGATAGACCAGGTCAAGTCAATCACCGCTATCGGCCGAGTGTCGGTCACTTCTGGAGTCATCTCGTTTCTCTCCCAGAAGGGTATACCGCTACACTTCTTCGGGTACTATGGTAACTACGAGGGCTCCTTCTATCCCAGAAGACGACTGGTCTCAGGCTTTGCTATAGTAGCCCAAGCCGCTGCACACCTTGATGTTCATAGACGAATGCGTATCGCCAGGGCAATCGTCCAGTCCTGTATCAAGAACATGGTCTTTGTCTGCACGAGGTATGCACACAAACAAAGCGAACTCTCAGACGTGGTACTCCAACTCGAAGCGGCACATGACCAAGTCCCTAGCGCAGTCGACGTCGCTGAGCTGATGAGTATCGAGGGGAGAGCGTGGATTGCCTACTACTCGGGCTTCAACCTGATGTTGACCAACTTCAGAATGGGTGGCAGAGTCAAACGACCTCCTAACAACCCCGTAAACGCACTCATCAGCTTCGGAAACAGCCTCCT carries:
- the cas1b gene encoding type I-B CRISPR-associated endonuclease Cas1 is translated as MKRNLYLSSNGRLHRKESTIYYYTKDGTRVIPIDQVKSITAIGRVSVTSGVISFLSQKGIPLHFFGYYGNYEGSFYPRRRLVSGFAIVAQAAAHLDVHRRMRIARAIVQSCIKNMVFVCTRYAHKQSELSDVVLQLEAAHDQVPSAVDVAELMSIEGRAWIAYYSGFNLMLTNFRMGGRVKRPPNNPVNALISFGNSLLYSTILTQIFHTQLDPSISFLHEPMERRFSLALDIAEVFKPSLVHLLILKALNLRQLTLDDFDHETGCCLLNESGRRTFLSLLDANLRETVRHPHLKKSVSNEYLLRLDCYKLQRHITENSDYSPFLASRGY